One genomic segment of Myxococcales bacterium includes these proteins:
- a CDS encoding lipase family protein has translation MRSSASALAAAVTLALAGAGCSSEPATEETEEGALSLPAELQGDRFQFRVNSPEEQQGVDARNAYGAAVLAKAVYLEKSPAEMAAVLKQLGVGDVREKDVLIFEAKKSGLDPRTHPIINGTNGMYVKTASAGFLVFRGSEDGVLQDALTNAQVNGVNPGGVVSNNRAGLGKAHSGYFLGVKSVWSQIRDRLAKEHGDAGRSKLPLYVIGHSLGGAVGQIAMHHLLFDSCIGGVFNQLDLAGTCEEKYIPVTALYAFGSPRIGDEEFATTLASRAKQTGTRVFRFVNEKDQVSMLPRHVPIPQIVLPPYRHIGVGGDERAFAIYLGKDGELVAPVDAPSSCSGSDVAIEGKNLKDIVQCDLTMSEFLSGIAAGKPPWRTEHSMALYKEKLKITAQIALLGLSPKDPKTEDLRKELKASLERLRAQLASMHHTDSR, from the coding sequence ATGAGATCCTCCGCATCCGCACTCGCCGCCGCAGTGACGCTGGCCTTGGCCGGCGCCGGCTGCTCCTCCGAGCCCGCCACCGAAGAGACCGAGGAAGGCGCCCTGTCGCTTCCGGCGGAGCTCCAGGGCGACCGCTTCCAGTTCCGCGTGAACTCGCCCGAAGAGCAGCAGGGCGTCGACGCTCGAAACGCCTACGGCGCCGCCGTCTTGGCGAAGGCCGTCTACCTCGAGAAGTCTCCCGCCGAGATGGCCGCGGTGCTGAAGCAGCTCGGCGTCGGCGACGTCCGCGAGAAGGACGTCCTCATCTTCGAGGCCAAGAAGAGCGGCCTCGATCCGCGAACGCATCCCATCATCAACGGCACCAACGGCATGTACGTGAAGACGGCTAGCGCCGGCTTCCTCGTCTTCCGCGGCAGCGAAGACGGCGTCCTACAAGACGCGCTAACCAACGCGCAGGTCAACGGCGTCAACCCAGGCGGCGTGGTCTCGAACAACCGCGCCGGCCTTGGCAAGGCCCACTCGGGGTACTTCCTCGGGGTGAAGTCTGTGTGGTCGCAAATCCGCGACCGGCTCGCCAAGGAGCACGGCGACGCGGGCCGATCGAAGCTTCCGCTCTATGTCATCGGGCACAGCCTCGGCGGCGCCGTGGGGCAGATCGCCATGCACCACCTGCTCTTCGACAGCTGCATCGGCGGGGTCTTCAACCAGCTCGACCTGGCGGGCACCTGCGAGGAGAAGTACATCCCGGTGACCGCGCTCTACGCCTTCGGCTCGCCGCGCATCGGCGACGAGGAGTTCGCGACCACGCTCGCTTCCCGCGCGAAGCAGACCGGCACGCGCGTCTTCCGCTTCGTCAACGAGAAGGATCAGGTCTCGATGCTGCCGCGGCACGTGCCGATTCCTCAGATCGTGCTGCCGCCCTATCGCCACATCGGCGTCGGCGGCGACGAGCGCGCCTTTGCGATCTACCTCGGCAAGGACGGCGAACTAGTGGCGCCTGTCGACGCGCCGAGCAGCTGCAGCGGCAGTGACGTCGCCATCGAGGGCAAGAACCTCAAGGACATCGTCCAGTGCGACCTCACGATGTCGGAGTTCTTGAGCGGCATCGCCGCCGGAAAGCCGCCGTGGCGGACCGAACATTCGATGGCCCTCTACAAGGAGAAGCTCAAGATCACCGCTCAGATCGCGCTCCTGGGCCTCTCCCCCAAAGATCCGAAGACCGAAGATCTCCGCAAAGAGCTCAAGGCTTCGCTCGAGCGACTGCGGGCGCAGCTCGCCTCCATGCACCACACCGACTCGCGCTGA
- a CDS encoding DNA methylase has protein sequence MALSKPKLVPQISTLWDYPSQHYGDGAQGSQAFRGATPSYVIWNVVHRFTAEGAKVLDPFCGSGTTLDVCRDLGRQGLGFDLAPTRPDIKQADARSLPLKSGSVELVFMDPPYADNLDYSDDARCIGKLKADGRYQRAMRLVLTECARVLKDEAMLAIYVCDVFKKDKGFFPLGFELFEMAKADFIPHDVVCVTRHNKTLEMGNYRRAADEGNFFLRGFNYLLLFRKRSAKEKKDQA, from the coding sequence GTGGCGCTCTCCAAGCCGAAGCTCGTTCCGCAAATCAGCACCCTCTGGGACTACCCGTCGCAACACTACGGGGACGGTGCGCAGGGCAGTCAGGCGTTCCGTGGCGCCACGCCCTCCTACGTCATTTGGAACGTGGTGCATCGCTTCACGGCGGAAGGCGCCAAGGTGCTCGACCCGTTCTGCGGCAGCGGAACCACCCTCGACGTCTGCCGTGACCTCGGTCGACAGGGCCTTGGCTTTGACCTCGCGCCAACACGCCCCGACATCAAACAGGCAGACGCCCGCAGCCTGCCGCTGAAGAGCGGCAGCGTCGAGCTCGTCTTCATGGACCCGCCCTACGCCGACAACCTCGACTACTCCGACGACGCCCGTTGCATCGGCAAGCTCAAAGCCGACGGCCGCTACCAGCGCGCCATGCGCCTCGTCCTCACGGAGTGCGCCCGCGTGCTCAAGGACGAAGCCATGCTGGCCATCTACGTGTGCGACGTGTTCAAGAAGGACAAGGGCTTCTTCCCCTTGGGCTTTGAGCTCTTCGAGATGGCGAAGGCCGACTTCATCCCGCACGACGTCGTCTGCGTGACGCGCCACAACAAGACGCTCGAGATGGGGAACTACCGGCGCGCGGCCGACGAGGGAAACTTCTTCTTGCGCGGCTTCAACTACCTCCTTCTCTTTCGCAAGCGCTCGGCGAAAGAGAAGAAGGACCAGGCATAA